AGAAGTACGCTCCAAGTTCCATAACCAAAAATAGTAGCTCCAAATGCTAAATAGAAAATAGAGAAAGTAGAAATTGCGCTAAGAGAAGTTACAGTTTTTAGCATAACATCTGGACCATCTAGTATAAATGAAAAAATGTAAAGTGGAATAGGAGGGACTAAGCTAGTCCATACTACAACCCCAAGCATATCAATTTTCTCACCTAAAGCTTCAGCTTTGTTTGAAGCGAATTTAAGCACAATATTTGATAGAGCCCAGAAAAATGCAGCTAATAATGTAAGCAAAAGTGCAGGAAGAGGAACAGCAGTTATACTGCCAGCATTGCTTGCAATAAAAGCTAGTCCAATAGCAGCTATAAAAAGCCCTATTATTTGTTTTGGCTTTATGGATTCATGTAGAAATAAAAAAGCAAGTAGTGGAGTCATAAATGCTGCTGATTGTAGAGTGATTGAAGATAATCCTGCCGGCATACCTATTTGCATTGCATAAAAAAGACATGAAAATTGACCAACACCTACAGATAATCCGTAGGCGATGGCGTATTTCATGTCGATTTTAGGACGCTTAACAAAAAAGAGAGCAGGTAGTACAAAGGTATATCTAAGTGCTGCCAATAGCATAGAAGGCACACCATTTAACCCCAATCTAATAACAGTAAAGTTGACTCCCCATATGATGACAACCATTAAAGCCATTACTAAATCCTTCTTTTTCATAAAAACCTCCCAATATTCATTTTTTAATCCTTACTCATCTGCTGAATCAAATTCATCTAAAAAGGAAAAGCTTTCTCCATGTTGCTGCCAGCCTAGAACGCAGTCTAAATTCACATTTTCGGCAGCTTTAAAAATAGATTTATCTACATTATTAAAATTCTTTTTTAGATTAGCAATAAGCTCTTTCATTTCTTTACGTTTACTGCCAGTTTTTTTAGCCGCTACCATGCATGCACAGTTAAGGGGCCAGATTCCATTTGTTTGAGTGAATCTCTCAATAAATACCTCTTCCACATAATAAAGAGGTCTAATGAGCTCTAAACCTTCAAAATTTGTAGACTTGAGTCTAGGTAGCATGGTTTTAAATGCTCCTGTATAGAGCATATTTAGCATAGTTGTTTCTATGACATCGTTAAAGTGATGTCCTAGAGCAAGCTTATTACAGCCTAGCTCCTTAGTTTTGTTATATAGAGCGCCTCTCCTCATTTTTGCGCACATATAGCAAGGATAGTCTTGGGCTATTTTATCGGCAATTTTAAATATATCAGTTTCAAATACCTTAATTGGTATATTAAGATAGTTAAAATTATCCATCATAAGCTCCCTTATGCTTGGATGATAACCTGGATCCATAGCTATATATTCAACCTCAAAAGGAATCTTGCTGAATTTTTGAAGCTCTTGAAATAATTTAGCCATAAGCATGCTGTCCTTGCCGCCTGATATAGCAACAGCAATTCTATCACCTGGCTGAATCATTTCGTAGTCATTTAATGCCTTTAAAAATTTTGACCATATACCTTTTCTATAGGTTTTTATTATACTTCTTTCAATTACATCTAAGGGCCTTCTTTCATTAAAAGGCACCAAAACTTCACAACCATTTCCTGCTAGTTCTGACATTTTTACACCTCATCTTTCAACGAAATATTATATCATTATGTCTTATTTTTGTCCCGAAGAAAAATCAAAATTGAATATTCTAAAAACTTTTATAATGGTATAATATAATTCGTACAAAAATAACATTTTATATAAACAAAACTATACATAGAAAAAGGGGAGCATAATATGGACTACGAATTTAGACTATTAACCCATTACGATTACGAGGAAGTAAAAGAAATGTGCAAAGACATATGGGATGGAACTGATTATATGCCATTGGTTTTTCATAACTGGGTTGATGATGAAAAAGGAGAATTTTTTTGTATAATAGATAAGGCTAAGAATAAAATAGCTGGAATTTCAAAGTTTTCTATACTGCCAGAGCAAATGGGGTGGCTTGAGGGACTTAGAGTACATGAGGAATATAGAGGCCAAAAATTAGCAAGAAGAATTCAAGAATATATGAGTGAATTGGCAAATAAATATCTTGAAGAAGGGAAAATAAATAAATTAGGAGCCTGTACTCATCTTAATAATGTAGCTAGTCGCAAGATGCTTGAATCCTCAGGCTTTGAAATAGAGCAACAGCATATGATAGTTATGAAGCCATATGAAGAGAATAATGCAGTGATAACGACTAAGTCATTTGTAGTTACTAGGTGGAAGCCTACACTAGAGGAGTTTATGAACTTAGATTATTTTAAATCAAGAGATATGGTATTTCACTGTGACTTCACTTTTATGGATGTATCAGAAGAATTGTACGATATACTTATAAAAAAAGATGCTTTTTGGGAAATAAACGGAAAAAAAGGCATTATCTACTATAAAGTGGAAACCTGCTTTGTGGCTGTAGATGAAGATATAGATACTATAGAGATATTTAGCGATTATCTATATCAAAAAAATAAAACTGGATTTACACCATACACTACAGTAAATCTAAAAAAGCCTCAGCTATTAGAAAATTTAAAAGCAAATGGATATATTACTTGGTCAGACTGGCAAATGGACTATTTCTATTATTTAAAGAAGTAAAATAGTAGTTAATTTTAAACCAATCTAAATTTTGGATGAATTTATGATTTTAGGGTAAATTATCTAAAAGGAGGTTGGTTTTTATGTATAAAAACAATATTATTTTAGCTTTAGGCTTAATATTCATGCTGATATTTAGTGCTTGCACTCCAAAAGACACAGAGGATTTATCTAAAGAGCTCGCTTCACTAAAAGATGAGAATAAAATTTTGCAAGAAAAGATTAGTAGCTTAGAAGAGCAATTAAATGATGGTGCAAATAATGAGGCTGGTACAATGACATCTTTATCTCTAGCTGTTGAGGTAGTAAACATATTAAAAGCAAGAGATATGAATGAACTTAAAAACTATGCACATCCTCAAAAAGGAATTAGATTTTCACCATATGCATATATAGATGAAACAAATGATATAATAGTAACTGCCAATGACCTAGAGACCTACATGAATTCTTCTGATATTTATACTTGGGGAAGCTATGACGTCACAGGGGAACCTATAGACCTTAATTTTTCAGATTACTATGATAGATTTATATATAATCAGGATTTTGCAAACCCTCATATTATAGGAAATAATCAAATAGTTCAAACTGGAAACACCATAAATAATATTGAAGAAGTATATCCAAATGCTCAGTTTGTGGAGTTTCATTTTACAGGATTTGATCCACAGTATACAGGTATGGACTGGACTAGCTTAAGAATAGTTATGGAAGAATATAACTCTCAGCTTTATATCATAGGAATTATACACGATGAATGGACTATATAGTAAATTAATGATTCTGATAGGAGAAAAATTACAATGTCATTTAAAATATTAATAATAGAAGATGAGGAAAATATCAGTGAAATAGTAGCAAAATATTTGCAAAAAGAAGGCTATTCTACCCTAATTGCAAACGATGGAATAGAAGGACTTGCCTTATTTAGAGATTCAAATCCTGATCTAGTCATATCCGATGTTATGATGCCTACAATCGATGGATTGGAAGTACTCAGAGAAATAAGACTTATATCAGACGTACCAGTTATTATGCTCACAGCAAAGCAAGAGGAAGTAGATAGACTAAAAGGCTTTGAAAATGGAGCAGATGATTATGTTACAAAGCCTTTTAGTCCCAAAGAATTAGTTAGAAGAGTAATGGTTATGCTAAAAAGAACTTATAAAACAATAGAGAATAAACAAGTATTAATTGAAGGTGAATTAAAGCTAGATTTAAATAAGCAAAAGTTGTATAAAAATGAAGTGGAAATTGATATAACATCAAAGGAATTTCAAATAATATATGCTTTTTTTAAAAATCCTAGACAGATATTATCTAGAGAGCAGCTTATAGAGCTTGCATTTAGCAACGATTTTGAGGGTTTTGATAGAACTATAGATGTGCATATTAAAAAAATACGTCACAAGATTGAAGAGGATACTAAAAACCCTAAATATTTAAAAACAAAATATGGAGCTGGATATATATTTGGAGGCTCAGATGAAGATTAGAAATCAACTCATTATTATTATAATAGCAATACTTTCCGCAGGAGTATTAATCCAGTCTTTTATAGCGAGTAATTATATAGATAACTACTTTAATAGCTATATAGTCCAGGAATATAATCAAAATATAGCTCGAATATCACTAATAGCTCAAGAGATAATAGCTGATAAAGAAAGCTCAAGTAACTCAAGACCAATGATGTCACAGATGTCATATAGAAGGACTTTATCATCATATATGAGTGACCCTATAATAGAGATAAACATATACTCAAATCAAGGCAGACTAATATTCACATCAAGTGGAGCGATGGGACAAGGGCATATGAACTTTGGAAGCGACCACGAAAATAGTTTGCAGCTTGAGACTGATATATTTGATGTTTCAAATGATGAAAACCAAAAAATAGGAAGTCTTGAAATAATTAGAAATAAGGATGTAAAAAATTGGCAAACCTCAGTGCTTTTTAATAAAGCACTATATAGTGGAGCAGCTATTGCTTTTATATCTGTTGCTATTATTGCAGGATTAATTATTTGGATTGTAAGTACTAAGTTTTCAAAGCAGCTGATAGACACTGCTTATTATGCAAGCAAAATAGAGCAAGATGATCAGGTTGATATACCACTTTCAGAAACAGTAGAGATTAAGCAAATTCAGCTAACCTTACTAAATCTTGCATCTAGACTAAAACTTAAGACCAAAATAAGAAAAGAAAAAGCTGACAAGCTTTCTCACGAAACTAGAACACCTCTCACTATTTTAAAATCAAATATAGAAGCAGCTATAGATGAAGTGATAGTATTAGATGAGCAAAATCTAAGTCTATGTCTAGAACAGATAGATACTTTGTCTGAAATGATGACAAATATTTCAGATATAATAACGGATGATAGTGATGATACCTCCATCGAACTATCTGAACTTGACTTAACAAAAGAAATAAAAAATATTATAAAAAGTCTTAGTTTGCAATATACTAAAAAAAATATTGCGCTTACATCGAGTCTTTCAAACGAACTACTAATACATTCAGATAAAAATAAAATAAATCAATCAGTGTATAATTTACTCACAAATGCCTATAAATTTACTCCATATGGTGGTAAAGTAGATATTTCAGTAAAAAAACTAGATAATTCTGTTACAATTGAGGTAGCTGATAGTGGAATGGGAGTAAAGAAAGAAGAACTAGATAAAATATTTGCTGCTTACTATAGAAGCAATGAGCATAAAGAAACTCAAGGAGATGGGTTAGGACTTTATATTGTAAGCACAAACATGATACTTTTAGGTGGAAGTGCTTCTGCATATATAAATGAAAGCAAAGGGCTCACAGTAAAGTTAATATTACCACAATAATTAAAATTATTTAAAGGAATGGAAGGTAAATTTAAAATGAACAAATTAAAATTAGGCAAAAAAGACTGGACAGTAAAAATAGCAGAGGTATTACTAGATGGAATAGAGCTAGATGAAGTTCTGGGTTATTTAAAAAGCATAGAAGACGTAATAATAGGAATGAATAGTAATCAAGACTATATGTTAGTTGAAGAAAATAAATCAAGAACCTATATAATTAGAAAAAATGAAAAAGACTTAGAGCTAGCGATACTAAGTATAATGGATGCTAAGGATATACTAAAAAAATAATCTAAAGAATTTGAAATTTTTTAAAGCAGGGACTGGAGGGGATTTTATGGATGAGACAGCTATCTATGAACTATCAAAAATCATCCAAGCTAGTGAAAACATAGTATTTTTTGGTGGAGCAGGAGTGTCAACTGAGAGCAATATCCCAGATTTTCGCTCAGAGGAAGGCATATACAACATAAAATCAAAATACAATTTCCCTCCAGAAACCATGCTCAGCCATAGCTTTTTTATAAATCAAACTTCACTTTTTTATGACTTTTATAAAACCTCGATGATATTTCCAAATGCAAGACCAAATCTAGCACATTATACACTTGCAAAGCTCGAGCAAATGGGAAAGCTAAATGCAGTAATAACTCAAAATATAGATGGACTTCATCAAGCAGCTGGCTCAAATAATGTACTAGAGCTCCATGGAAGTATTCATAGAAATTACTGTATGGGCTGTCATAAGTTTTTTGACCTTGACTATGTATTAAGCTCAGAGGATGTCCCTCTATGCGATGTATGCTCTGAAATAATAAAACCAGATGTAGTTTTATATGAAGAGGGGCTTGATTACGAAGTGATAGAAAAATCAGTATCGGCAATTCAAAATGCAGATACCTTAATAATAGGTGGAACTTCCTTAAGTGTGTACCCTGCAGCAGGTCTTATTGATTACTATAGAGGAGATAATCTTATACTCATAAATAAGGGCGAGGTTTATAAAAAAAGCAAAGCAAAACTAGTATTTAGAGATAGCGTAGGCGAAGTACTTAGCTTGGCTTTAAAATAATAGCCATGTCTATTAGCAAGCAACTATTTCTAATGCATATAAACTACAAAAATTAAAGGGACTATCCAGAAAATTAAATTATTCTAGGATGTCCCTCTATTATTGTGTAAAAAATAAATATAATAATATTACTCTACAATTTTAGCTTCCAGAATATTCGCATCGGCATATTTTGTCATCAGGCTGTTTATTTTTTCTATATACTCATTAAGCTTTGAATCTCCTTCAAAACATATCACCATCATCATGATATGCTTACTTTCTTCAGTTACTTGAGTTCGAACAGAATCTGATGTAGTAGAAGCAAAGTAACCCTCATCATCCTTAAAAACAGGCATATTTTCAAGGTTAATTTGACCTCTTCCTATACCCTCATAATAGTCTCCAGCATTTCCTTTTGTGAATACTACATCGCCCTTAACTTTAGCTAAATCTACACACCCAAGACTATGGCCAGTTTCTAGCGAAATAAGATTGTTTATATCAACTATATTATTTACCTTATATAAATCCATTCCTTTAGGAATACGGCGAATAAGTGAATCTGAAGAAACTCTATATCTGCTAGGGTCTTTGCCTAATTTTTTATATGATCTTCTAGCAGCCTGAATACTTTCTATTTTAAGTACATCCTCTAAAGTAAGAGTTTCCTGAAGATGCTTATAAACAGAGTCAATCATGCCCCATAGCTCATCGTCACTAGGTGAAACCACAACATTTGCTTCAATTATACCTAGCTGTAGATTAGGTAGTATTTCTTTTACTTTTTCATCAATTCTAACATTCATAGCGTACCCTCCAAAATAATATATTATGAAAAAATTAAATAATTGTATCAAGACTGTAGTCTATAAGATCATCGTCTTTATAAGTGAACCTAGCAGTAAAAAAATTGTACTTATTCATCCACTCCATAAAAATCTTGTCACCTTCAAGCATATTAAGCTGATTGATATCTGATTTTGAAATCCATTTTAGTTTTCCTTCTTCATTCTCAATTACATCTCCAGAAAAATCATCACAAGAAAACAAAAACATATACCAGTCGTTATCTCCCATAAAGTCAGGAAAGGTGATAAAGCCATGAAGCTTTACACTATTAGCTTTTAGATTACTCTCTTCGTAGATTTCTCTTATGATGCACTGCTCAGGGGTTTCGCCAGGATTCATCTTACCACCTAGCCCCACCCATCTATTCATATGAATGTCGTTTTTCTTTTTTATCCTATGCATCATCAATATCTGGTCATCACGCTCTATATAGCAGTGAGTAGATAAAATCATAGCATCACCTGCACTTATCAAAATTAATAAACATACAAAAATATTGTAACACACAAATAAGTATACAATAAACAAAATAAAATAACTTTATTTCTATAATATAATCCAATGAGGCTAAAAAATAATAAATATGATAAAATATAATTAGAAAGCTATAAAATAGCCATTCATTTAAAATATTTCAAAAAAGAATAATATAAAAAATGGAGGTATTACTTATGTCAAAAGTCTATTTTAAAAAAGTTACTGATAAATCTGAAGAAAAACTAAGCAAAGCGGCTAGAGAGCTACTTGAAGTTTTAGTAAAAAATGAAAATCATACCTGGGAAAAAACAGTCCCTATGAAAGTTCATTTTGGTGAAAAAGGCAACACTACATATATAAAACCAGCCTGTTACAAGGATGTAATAGAATATATGGGAGAAAATCAAATAGAAAGTGCCTACATAGAGACAAATGTACTCTACAGAGGTTCAAGAACTACTAGAGGTAGTCATATAGAGCTTGCAAAAGAGCACGGATTCACTCAGCTTCCAATAATCATAGCAGATGGGGATCATGGAGAAGCTTATGATGAAATAAAGATAGATAAAGAATACTTCTCAACTTGTAAAATAGGAACAGAGTTTTCAAAATACAATCAATTCCTAGTTATGGCACATTTCAAGGGCCATGGCTCAGCAGGATTTGGTGGAGCTATGATACAGCTTGCTATGGGTTTTGCCGCTAGAGGAGGAAAACTAGCACAGCACTCTGGAATAAGTCCAAAGGTAATAGAGAAAAAATGTATATCCTGTGGTCTTTGTGTAAAAAAATGCGATGTAGAAGCAATAGAAATGAAAGAAAAAGCATTTATTCACTCAGAAAAATGTGTAGGATGTGCAGGCTGTATAGCAGTATGCCCAGTAGGAGCCATAGTAAATGACTGGTCAGAAGTAAACTTTAAAGAAAAGCTCGCAGAATATGCGTATGCAGCTCAAAAAGACAAAGATAATGTATACATCACTTATTTGATTAATATAACTAAAGAATGTGACTGCATGGGCCAGCATATGGACGAGGTTGCATCAGATATTGGAGTATTTATTTCAAAGGATCCTGTAGCAATAGACACTGCCTGTATAGATATGCTTCAAAATCAAAGTGACGATAAGCTATTTGACGATGGAAGAGAATCTATAGAGCACGCTGTAAAAATTGGTTTTGGCTCTAAAGACTATGAACTAATTGAACTACAGTAGGATGATTAAAAAATGAAAATAGATATGGGAATAGAAAATGGCTTATCAGATTGCCATGTACATCTTTCACTTAAATCAGGATTTACAATAAAGCAGTGGAGCATGGCAGATGATAACCAAAAAACAGCTTGGATTTCTTCTATTTTAGAAAAATATAAGAAAAATAATATAATCTATCTAAAAGATGGGGGAGATGCATATGGCGTCTCCCTTTATGCAAAAAAACTAGCAGACAAGCATGATATAAACTATAAAACTCCTGGATTTGCCATATATAAAGAAGGTAGCTATGGAGACTTTCTCGGAAAAAGTATAAAAAACATGGGAGATTTTGATAGATTATTTGAGTATCTTCTTAGCCTAGATATAGATCACTTAAAGCTTATAGTAACTGGTATTATGGATTTTGATAACTTTGGATATTACGAAAAAACTCAGTTTACATCATCAGAGTTAATTTACATGATATCAAGGGCGAAGGAAGAAAACCTAAACGTCATGGTTCATGCAAATGGAAATGAAGCAGTAAAGATGGCTATTAACGCAGGTGCTGATACTATTGAACATGGTTATTTACTAGATAAACAAACCCTAAAAGAGTTCATAGGCTCAAGTACAACATGGGTGCCTACCCTTGCACCGCTTGGAAATATACTGAAATATAAGCCAAAAGCTATGATAAATCAGCTGGATACAGTTAATAAAATATATCAGCTTCAGATAGAAAATTTAAAATTTGCTCTTGAAAACAACATAGAAGTGCGACTTGGAAGCGATGCTGGAGCCTATATGGTAGAGCACCCAAATGGAATAATTGATGAAATAAATCTCATGAAAGAAGCTGGAATATCTCATAAAACTATAAAAGAGCTAATGATAAAACAAATCCAAAAAATAAAATAGAGCCAAAAGGACTGTGCTTATCCCAAAAATCTATATTTTGGGGGTAATATAACACAAATATCCTCTTGACTCTTTTTTTATTTTTCACTAGTAGCAAATCTTTTCTTTAAAAAAATAATATCTTCATCTATATATCTATGATGGATTTTTGTAACATCAAACTTCAGAAGTTTAAAAGCAAACTGAACAAAATATCCTATACATAATGACATAATAACAGTACCAATACCTAAGGTTCCACCTAAAAGATAACCTATTGATAAAGCACAAATTTCGATAGTATTTCTAATAAATCTCACGGATTTATTAGTTCTTTTAGTAAGAGCAATCATAAGACCATCTCTAGGGCCTGAGCCTAGCTCAGCGCCTATATAGGCTACAGTGGCACATCCTATCACAAACATTCCACCTAGCATCATAATTAGACTAGGAATAAAGGAATCGAAAATAGGAATTAAATTGTTAAGCATTAGGATATCGATAAAATAACCTATGAAGTACATATTAAATACGGTACCCCAGCCTATACGCTCTCCTAAAAAAAAGGCAATAATAACAATCATAAAACCTACCGCAATACTTGCTTGCCCCATAGTGATTCCAAAAGTAGTACTTAGACCTTTATGAAATACATCCCATGGTGCAAGCCCAAGATTTGCATTTATTGTCATAACTATGCCAACAGAATATAAAAATAGACCAAAAAATAATCTTATAAATTTATAAATAGGTGAAGCACTACTCAAAACACCATCTCCTTAAAGCTTTTCTAGGACTATGCAAGTTCGGCTAGGGCTATAAATTGTAATACAGTTTTCATTGAACTTAAGATTATTTATACTATGATACACTATGTCTCGGCTTACTCTGTTATAGCCTCCAAAGATATCCAAATCAGAATCGAAAACAGCCTTGTATGAATTAGAATCTTTAGTAGGGAAGCATAAATCAGAATATGAATCTGTAGGATGGAAGTTAAAAATAAAAATTAAATCCTGTTTTTTAAATACGATTAGCTTCCTAGTATCATCGATAAATAAGTCCTGAATAAACTCGCTTTTCTTTAGAATATCATGATTTTGAGCAAAATACACCATGAATCTATCAAAAGTACTCAAATATTCATACTTTAATTCTAAATTCTCTTCAAGGCTCCATCTCCTCTGAGCATACTTGTAACTCCAATCATTTCCTTGCCTTGGAAAATCTATCCAGTCTGGATGTCCAAATTCATTGCCCATAAAATTCAGATAAGCTTCACTGGCAGCCGTCAAGGTAAAAAATCTAATCAGCTTATGAAGAGCTATAGCCCTATCTATTACATAGTGGTTATCAGATTTATGCATATGCCAATACATAACCTCATCACATAACCTAAACATAATAGTTTTGTCTCCAACCATAGCTTGGTCATGAGATTCGCAGTAACCTATACGTTTTTCATGTGGCCTTTTTGAAACGGCTTCATACCAGAGAGTATACATATTCCAAGTTTCATCTCTTTGCTCAAGCATCCTTATCCAAAAATCAGGAAGTCCCATAGCAAGCCTATAATCAAATCCCAATCCACCGTAAGAAATAGGAAGACACATTCCAGGCATACCACTCATATCTTCAGCTATAGTTATTGCAGTGGGTTTAATCTTTTTAATAAGAGCATTTGCAAACTGAAGATAAGTTACAGCATCCAAATCAGTATTATCAGAGAAATACTGGTCATAATTAGTGAAACTCTTACCCAATCCATGGTCTAGATAAAGCATGGAAGTAATACCATCAAATCTAAATCCATCAAAATGATATTCATCCATCCAGTACTTGATATTTGAAAGCAAAAAGTGAATCACTTCAGGCTTTGAGTAATCAAAAAGCTTCGAATCCCAAGCAGGATGGTTTCCTCTAGCTCCTTCATGAAAAAATTGATAACTAGTTCCATCAAACTCATTTATTCCGTCATCAGTGTTTTTTACAACGTGAGAATGGACTATATCCATAAACACAGCTATATCCATACTATGAGCCGTATCGATTAAAACCTTAAGCTCATCTGGAGTTCCAAACCACGACGAAACAGCAAAAAAATTAGAAACATGATAGCCAAAGGATGCATAGTATGGATGCTGCATGACAGCCATAAGCTGAACTGCATTATAGCCTTTTTCCTTTATCTTAGGTAAAACAATATTTGTAAACTCAGAAAAACTCCCTATAGCTTCTTTTTCCTGAGCCATTCCTACATGAGCCTCATAAATAAGTAAATCTTGCTTTTTAGGAATTTTAAAAGAAGGATTCATCCATTTGTAGTCATTATCAGGACAGTAGATTTGACCAGTAAAATTAAGTGTATTTGGATCTTGAATTACACGTTTAATATATAGTGGAATCTTATCATGACTTATATTATCTTTGGTAACTCTTACCTTTACTAAACACTCATGCCAAAGAGACTTTTTTCCATCTAAAAAAATCTCCCAGTAACCATTACCTAAATGGGTAAGAGGATGAGAGCTTGGATTCCAGTTGTTAAACTCACCTATAAGATGTAGAGAATCGGCTCCAGGA
This is a stretch of genomic DNA from Acetoanaerobium sticklandii. It encodes these proteins:
- a CDS encoding YczE/YyaS/YitT family protein — its product is MSSASPIYKFIRLFFGLFLYSVGIVMTINANLGLAPWDVFHKGLSTTFGITMGQASIAVGFMIVIIAFFLGERIGWGTVFNMYFIGYFIDILMLNNLIPIFDSFIPSLIMMLGGMFVIGCATVAYIGAELGSGPRDGLMIALTKRTNKSVRFIRNTIEICALSIGYLLGGTLGIGTVIMSLCIGYFVQFAFKLLKFDVTKIHHRYIDEDIIFLKKRFATSEK
- a CDS encoding alpha-amylase family glycosyl hydrolase, which codes for MKTKEKVRSKIKLVEFDPWLEPYEDHIKTRISKYKKDRKKLLSDADDFTDFANGHLYFGFHRSNKGWYYREWAPGADSLHLIGEFNNWNPSSHPLTHLGNGYWEIFLDGKKSLWHECLVKVRVTKDNISHDKIPLYIKRVIQDPNTLNFTGQIYCPDNDYKWMNPSFKIPKKQDLLIYEAHVGMAQEKEAIGSFSEFTNIVLPKIKEKGYNAVQLMAVMQHPYYASFGYHVSNFFAVSSWFGTPDELKVLIDTAHSMDIAVFMDIVHSHVVKNTDDGINEFDGTSYQFFHEGARGNHPAWDSKLFDYSKPEVIHFLLSNIKYWMDEYHFDGFRFDGITSMLYLDHGLGKSFTNYDQYFSDNTDLDAVTYLQFANALIKKIKPTAITIAEDMSGMPGMCLPISYGGLGFDYRLAMGLPDFWIRMLEQRDETWNMYTLWYEAVSKRPHEKRIGYCESHDQAMVGDKTIMFRLCDEVMYWHMHKSDNHYVIDRAIALHKLIRFFTLTAASEAYLNFMGNEFGHPDWIDFPRQGNDWSYKYAQRRWSLEENLELKYEYLSTFDRFMVYFAQNHDILKKSEFIQDLFIDDTRKLIVFKKQDLIFIFNFHPTDSYSDLCFPTKDSNSYKAVFDSDLDIFGGYNRVSRDIVYHSINNLKFNENCITIYSPSRTCIVLEKL